The genomic region TTTTTTATGATTTATCAGGGAGCATCAACTGCCCAGTGCCGCCTGGCGAACCTGTTCGGACAGGGGCGTGTAGTGCACTTCGCAGGGGTAGCCAAACAGGCAGTTATCCTTGATTTGCCGGGCTACTTCTTCGGGAACCATTGTTTCCCAGCCTTCTTCCCCCGCCTTGACCATCTGCAGTACGCGGTCGGTGGAAATGTGGAGGTTCGCTTCGTTGTAATCCGTGATGTCCTCAATCTTGTCGTTGGCCAGCAGATACTGATACAGCGGTTCGAGATGCGGCGGTACCTGGAACGTGCCGCAGTGGTAGATGCCGCCTTCCTGCCCCAGCGTCGGATAGACAAAGAGCTTCACTTTCCGGCTGAAAAGCGTCGCAAAGGACTCCAGAATGCCGCCCGGCAGGCTTTTGTAATGTTCCTCCTCGAAGATGTATTCCAGATTCGGAATGCCCAGAATCAGGCCGATCTTCATCCGGGTCATGCGGGAGAGGTACGACACCAGCCTGAAATATTCCAGAAAATTGGAGATCATCACCGTCTGGCCCAGCTTGCAGAGAATATCGACCCGGTCGAGGAAGTCCTTCTCGTCGATGCGGTGGTCGTGCGCGGCCAGGTTGTGCAGGGTCAGTTCGGCGATAGTCACCACGCGGCCGGGTTCCACGTCCGGCTCTTCCAGAAACTGCTTCGTGCCGTTGTCGAGCATGTCCAGGTGAACGTTCGTAACGGGCCGGAGCCGTCCCCGCAGCAGCAGGATGTTCTTTTTGTAAAGCGCCTCCGACGGCTGCAGCACGTCGCCGTCCGGTCCGAACAGGGCCGCGTTGGTGAAGCCGTTCTTCACCAGGTGCATGCTCATCAGCCGGTTGTCCACCCCGGCAAAGTCGGGGCCGCTGAACCGGACCATGTCGATCTCGATCCGTTCGGGGGAGAGGTCGTCCATCAGCGACAGCAGCAGCGTTTCGGGCGTTTTGGCGTAATAGAAGCAGCCGTAAATCAGGTTGACGCCGATCACGCCGAGCGCCTGCTGCTGGAGCACGTTTTCGTTGTCGAGCATCTTCACGTGTACAATCACGTCATTATACGGGCTGCGCGGCGTCAGCTGGAAGCGCAGGCCAATCCAGCCGTGGCCTTCGTTGGTTTTCTGGTAGTTGAGCGCCACCACGGTATTGGCGAAGGCAAAGAACGTCGTGTTTTCGCCCCGTTTTTCGTCCAGACGCTTTTCGAGCAGGCTGTACTCCTTGCTCAGCATTTTTTTCAGGCGCGATTCCACCACGTAACGGCCGCTTTCTTCCGGCCCGTAAATGGCGTCGCTGAAGGTCATATCGTAGGCCGACATCGTTTTGGCAATCGTGCCGGAAGCGCCGCCTGCTTTGAAAAACATCGCCGCCGTTTCCTGCCCCGCCCCGATTTCGGCAAAGGAGCCGTAAATCCGCCGGTCGAGGTTGATCCGCAGCGCTTTCTGTTTCGTACCTATCGTTTTATCGTACATACTTGTCTCAGGAAAGAAGGTCGGTATCGCGGGGTCAGGCGGCAGGACCGAGGTGGAGCGGGCCTTGCCTGGCTCGGCGACACAACTCTGTGAACTCTTTATGCCGTAAATTTACACACTCCGCCGAACGGACATCACAGAATGCTTACTAATCCAACGTCAAACGACCACCTTTTTGTCTACGGAACGCTCCTCCGGGATTCTGCGCACCCGATGGCGGCCTTTTTGCGCCAGCACAGTACGCCGGTCGGGCCGGGCTGGTTTCCCGGCCGTCTGTACAACCTGGGCTGGTATCCCGGTGCGCATTACGAACCGCAATCCGAAGGAAAAGTTTACGGCGACATCGTTAAACTGACGGAAAGTCAGATAGTTCTGGCCGAACTCGACCGCTACGAAGGACTGGACGAAACGCCGCCCGAATACAGCCGGGTCCTTGTTCCGGTCCAGACCGGGTCCGGGGCGCTGGTCTGCTGGACCTATCTGTACCGGGGTCCGGTATCGGCCGGGCAGCTGATTCCTTCGGGAAAATACAGCCTTTAACGAAAAAACCGCTCAAACTGAGCGGTTTTTCGCAAATCCAACAACTAAATTCTTTTGTAATCAAGAAGTTCGCTGTTTATAGTTTAGAGTTTATGACTTATAGATAACGCACTGAAGAACAGACCATTGCGGATTTTAACTGTAAACGATAAACCCTAAACTTTAAACTATTTATTTCAGTTTCGGAGCGGCTTCGAACATGTTGCTGCCACCCGCCTTGCGTTCGATGGACGACCCAACTTCCGGCAGTACCGTTTCGTTGCGGGCGGCGCGGCGGGCCGAGCGGTTGCCCGTGATCTGGAACAGCGCCTCGTTCAGCAG from Tellurirhabdus rosea harbors:
- a CDS encoding TonB-dependent receptor; translated protein: MYDKTIGTKQKALRINLDRRIYGSFAEIGAGQETAAMFFKAGGASGTIAKTMSAYDMTFSDAIYGPEESGRYVVESRLKKMLSKEYSLLEKRLDEKRGENTTFFAFANTVVALNYQKTNEGHGWIGLRFQLTPRSPYNDVIVHVKMLDNENVLQQQALGVIGVNLIYGCFYYAKTPETLLLSLMDDLSPERIEIDMVRFSGPDFAGVDNRLMSMHLVKNGFTNAALFGPDGDVLQPSEALYKKNILLLRGRLRPVTNVHLDMLDNGTKQFLEEPDVEPGRVVTIAELTLHNLAAHDHRIDEKDFLDRVDILCKLGQTVMISNFLEYFRLVSYLSRMTRMKIGLILGIPNLEYIFEEEHYKSLPGGILESFATLFSRKVKLFVYPTLGQEGGIYHCGTFQVPPHLEPLYQYLLANDKIEDITDYNEANLHISTDRVLQMVKAGEEGWETMVPEEVARQIKDNCLFGYPCEVHYTPLSEQVRQAALGS
- a CDS encoding gamma-glutamylcyclotransferase family protein, encoding MLTNPTSNDHLFVYGTLLRDSAHPMAAFLRQHSTPVGPGWFPGRLYNLGWYPGAHYEPQSEGKVYGDIVKLTESQIVLAELDRYEGLDETPPEYSRVLVPVQTGSGALVCWTYLYRGPVSAGQLIPSGKYSL